A single Fusobacterium sp. FSA-380-WT-3A DNA region contains:
- a CDS encoding basic amino acid ABC transporter substrate-binding protein, whose amino-acid sequence MKKVLKVCGLVLTMLMFFACGKEEKKAIYVGTNAEFPPFEYLEEGKMVGFDIDLINAIGKELGREVVMKDMSFDGLLPALQSKKVDLVIAGMTASDERKKSVNFTEPYYSANQVIVLQESNNDIKDFADLKDKKIGVMLGFTGDLVITEMGLPSEKYNAAYAGIMALQNGKLDAVVLDSETAVNYVKKNPGLKLAEGKGEAEDYAIAVRKEDTKLLEDVNKAIETLKSNGEFEKLLEKYFK is encoded by the coding sequence ATGAAAAAAGTTTTAAAGGTTTGTGGTCTTGTTTTAACAATGTTAATGTTTTTTGCTTGTGGAAAAGAAGAGAAAAAAGCTATCTATGTAGGAACTAATGCTGAATTTCCACCATTTGAATATTTAGAAGAGGGAAAAATGGTAGGGTTTGACATTGACCTTATTAATGCTATTGGAAAAGAGTTAGGAAGAGAAGTAGTTATGAAAGATATGAGTTTTGACGGATTATTACCAGCTCTTCAATCTAAAAAAGTTGATTTAGTAATAGCTGGAATGACAGCAAGTGATGAAAGAAAAAAATCTGTTAACTTTACAGAACCATATTATTCAGCTAATCAAGTTATTGTTTTACAAGAATCAAATAATGATATAAAAGATTTTGCTGATTTAAAAGATAAAAAAATAGGAGTTATGCTTGGATTTACAGGAGATTTAGTAATAACAGAAATGGGATTACCTTCTGAAAAATATAATGCTGCTTATGCTGGAATAATGGCTTTACAAAATGGAAAATTAGATGCTGTTGTATTAGATTCTGAAACTGCAGTAAACTATGTAAAGAAAAATCCTGGATTAAAACTTGCTGAAGGAAAAGGTGAAGCTGAAGATTACGCAATAGCTGTAAGAAAAGAAGATACAAAATTATTAGAAGATGTTAATAAAGCTATAGAAACTTTAAAATCTAATGGAGAATTTGAAAAATTATTAGAAAAATATTTTAAATAA